Proteins co-encoded in one Calorimonas adulescens genomic window:
- a CDS encoding universal stress protein UspA: MIDNFNSGSKYRIMVCITPQRSCERLIKAGHDRAKEMKGEFSVVYVNKDDDLHKHLEEHDILLELFNKAQAQGGSVSILSGKKIYETLAEFAKNNEVNEIIVGKSLRSAFDNQQVINPLKKCVERNNIHVNVID, encoded by the coding sequence ATGATTGACAACTTTAACTCTGGAAGTAAATACAGAATAATGGTCTGTATTACTCCTCAGAGGAGCTGTGAAAGGCTCATTAAAGCTGGCCACGACAGAGCGAAGGAGATGAAGGGAGAGTTTTCTGTCGTCTATGTAAACAAAGACGATGACCTCCACAAGCATTTAGAAGAGCATGACATACTTTTGGAATTATTTAACAAAGCCCAGGCCCAGGGTGGAAGTGTCAGTATACTGTCTGGTAAAAAGATATACGAAACACTGGCAGAGTTTGCAAAAAACAATGAAGTGAATGAGATAATAGTCGGAAAATCTTTACGGTCGGCTTTTGATAACCAGCAGGTAATAAATCCGCTTAAGAAATGTGTTGAAAGAAACAACATACATGTAAACGTAATTGATTAA